In Paenibacillus sp. G2S3, a single window of DNA contains:
- a CDS encoding Gfo/Idh/MocA family oxidoreductase — protein MKKVTVALIGAGLRGINYSEYAIQHPNELQVVAVAEPNAKRRNKFKARHKLADDMCFTHWDDFFASPKVADAVFICTQDNQHYVPTMKALEAGYHVLLEKPMSPDAKECVLMGEMASKVNRVFSICHVLRYTNFFSTIKELLESGAIGKLMSIQHNENVGYWHQAHSFVRGNWRKKDESSPMILAKSCHDLDILSWLTDSECVRVSSFGSLSHFKSSEAPEGAPLRCTDGCPAADKCLYYAPNQYLTEDTDWPTSAISDDPSYEARLNALQEGPYGRCVYHCDNDVVDHQVVNLEFANSVTIAFTMSAFTKDVSRTLKLMGTTGEIRGAMEKNEIEVIHFGSGKVERISFENAGGHVGHGGGDMGLIKDFVKLVRAEGKIQGLTSANHSVQSHLMAFAAEQSRIEGNSIVLREFAQSVCNDEEVKQR, from the coding sequence ATGAAGAAAGTTACTGTTGCTTTAATTGGAGCGGGCCTGCGAGGAATTAATTATTCAGAATATGCGATTCAGCACCCCAATGAGCTTCAAGTTGTAGCTGTTGCAGAGCCGAATGCGAAGCGGAGAAATAAATTTAAGGCAAGACATAAGCTGGCTGATGATATGTGCTTTACTCATTGGGATGATTTTTTTGCCTCCCCGAAAGTAGCAGATGCGGTATTTATCTGTACCCAAGACAATCAGCATTATGTGCCAACAATGAAAGCACTGGAGGCAGGGTATCATGTACTATTAGAAAAACCGATGTCCCCTGATGCCAAGGAATGTGTACTTATGGGGGAAATGGCCTCTAAAGTGAATCGTGTCTTCTCGATATGCCATGTATTGAGATATACCAATTTCTTCTCTACGATCAAGGAACTACTGGAAAGTGGTGCGATCGGAAAATTGATGTCTATTCAACATAATGAGAACGTGGGTTACTGGCATCAAGCTCATAGCTTCGTAAGAGGGAATTGGCGCAAAAAGGATGAGTCCAGTCCGATGATTCTCGCTAAGTCCTGTCATGATCTGGACATTCTTTCCTGGTTGACAGATTCAGAATGTGTTCGAGTGTCTTCCTTCGGCTCACTGTCCCATTTCAAATCTAGTGAAGCACCGGAAGGAGCCCCGCTACGTTGCACAGATGGATGCCCAGCAGCAGATAAATGTCTCTATTATGCTCCTAATCAATATTTGACGGAGGATACGGATTGGCCTACATCGGCAATTAGCGATGATCCAAGCTATGAAGCCCGACTGAATGCTCTTCAGGAAGGACCTTATGGACGATGTGTCTATCATTGTGATAATGATGTCGTCGACCATCAAGTGGTAAATCTAGAATTTGCTAATTCCGTAACTATAGCTTTTACAATGAGTGCGTTTACCAAAGATGTAAGTCGTACCCTCAAGCTGATGGGTACCACGGGGGAAATTCGCGGTGCGATGGAGAAGAATGAAATTGAAGTGATCCATTTTGGCAGTGGTAAGGTAGAGAGAATCTCGTTCGAGAATGCAGGTGGTCATGTTGGTCATGGCGGCGGCGATATGGGGTTAATCAAAGATTTTGTTAAGCTGGTTCGAGCGGAAGGAAAGATTCAAGGTCTTACATCAGCAAATCATTCCGTTCAAAGTCACCTTATGGCTTTTGCAGCGGAGCAATCTCGCATCGAGGGTAACAGTATTGTTCTGAGAGAATTTGCACAAAGTGTCTGTAATGATGAAGAGGTGAAGCAACGATGA
- a CDS encoding response regulator, translated as MIQAVLVDDERLALVKLEFMLKEMEDVHIIASYTDPVQALQEAPALEPDVIFIDIEMPEVSGLQAAAILQEVCPNANIVFVTAYNQYAVEAFELNAIDYILKPVRHDRLLKTIQRLEDRLRFSPKSTEVEHELTIRCFQSLRFERGGQPLNTLRWRTSKAQELFAFLLHNRNRLVSKDTLIDLLWPDFNLKKASTHLYTTIYQVRQCLKQSEVDLHISNVSGGEGYTLETGSLLIDAAQWEHNILALESIGEDNCAEHQSLFDLYSGDYYGDYDYLWAEGERQRLRTIWLHHAMGMAQFYIDSNKVPEAVTVYQKVVQLQPYFEQGHLGLMKVYDSIGERSAVEEQYKNLTELLKGDLSIGLPAVVQDWYEQWELHNLRIRSKK; from the coding sequence ATGATTCAAGCAGTATTGGTGGATGATGAACGACTTGCTCTCGTAAAGTTAGAATTCATGTTAAAAGAAATGGAAGATGTTCATATCATCGCGTCTTATACAGATCCTGTCCAAGCCCTACAAGAAGCTCCGGCATTGGAGCCTGACGTTATTTTTATTGATATTGAAATGCCTGAAGTGAGCGGACTTCAGGCTGCCGCAATTCTGCAAGAGGTCTGTCCAAACGCAAATATCGTTTTCGTGACCGCGTATAACCAATATGCAGTGGAAGCCTTTGAGTTAAATGCGATTGATTATATTTTAAAGCCCGTGCGACATGACCGGTTGCTTAAAACAATACAACGCTTGGAGGACAGACTTAGGTTTTCACCAAAAAGCACAGAGGTAGAACATGAACTAACGATTCGTTGTTTTCAATCGCTGCGTTTTGAACGAGGAGGACAGCCTCTGAACACTCTCCGTTGGAGAACCTCTAAGGCACAAGAATTATTTGCTTTCTTGCTTCATAATCGCAACCGATTGGTCAGTAAAGACACCCTAATTGACCTACTGTGGCCAGACTTCAATCTTAAAAAGGCTTCTACCCATCTCTACACAACCATTTATCAAGTACGACAATGTTTAAAGCAGAGTGAGGTGGATCTGCATATCAGCAACGTCAGTGGTGGTGAAGGGTATACACTTGAGACCGGATCGCTTCTAATCGATGCAGCACAGTGGGAGCACAACATTCTTGCACTCGAATCCATCGGAGAGGACAATTGTGCAGAACATCAAAGCTTATTTGATCTTTATTCAGGAGATTATTATGGAGATTACGATTATTTATGGGCAGAGGGCGAACGACAACGTCTGCGCACTATTTGGCTACACCACGCTATGGGAATGGCCCAATTCTATATCGACAGCAACAAAGTTCCCGAAGCTGTCACCGTGTATCAAAAGGTAGTGCAGCTACAGCCTTATTTTGAACAAGGGCATTTAGGATTAATGAAGGTCTACGACAGTATTGGGGAACGTTCCGCTGTGGAAGAACAATACAAGAATCTGACGGAATTATTGAAAGGCGATCTTAGTATCGGTCTTCCTGCCGTTGTTCAAGATTGGTATGAACAATGGGAACTACATAACCTTAGAATACGCAGCAAGAAATAA
- a CDS encoding DUF4091 domain-containing protein has product MNAPQPFQTMLLSSLVKVFADEVPNHEPYHSATALVGETFSFQVAYTSDTLLKNIEVEIKSSLPDLICIRSVGLVPSEMPCFKNHDDDVLRTTPGLYPDPLYTLDQQSISSIPGQWRSLWVAITLDETMSTGLRSIQVLFKSSEGQILGESDVFELTIIPATLPPQQLIHTEWFHVDCLATKYGVEVFSEAHWALIERYADTMVKHGMNMILTPLFTPPLDTAIGGVRPTVQLISVTKAGDRYEFGFDLLTRWVSMCRRLGFKYFEFSHLFTQWGAKCAPKIMVTIQGEDQQLFGWDTDASSAEYRSFLDQFLPCLDQYLKEQGIDQQSWFHISDEPGEEHLESYRAASEIIYKHLSSYPIMDALSELKLYEQGLVKRPIPANTHIEPFLEHQVPDLWTYYCCAQGEQVSNRFFNMPSARNRIIGFQLYKFGLQGFLHWGYNFWYSQYSLNQQLDPYRTTDAEHAFPSGDAYLVYPGEEGPIESIRLEVLYEGLQDLRALELLEQKIGRKATIAIMEEGLSTSLTFSVYPRDHGTWLLEARERINQAIASYST; this is encoded by the coding sequence ATGAATGCTCCGCAGCCATTTCAGACGATGTTATTAAGTTCGTTGGTTAAGGTATTTGCTGATGAAGTACCGAATCATGAACCCTATCACAGTGCAACCGCACTTGTCGGGGAAACATTTTCGTTCCAAGTCGCTTATACCTCAGATACACTTTTAAAGAATATTGAAGTAGAGATAAAGTCATCTCTTCCAGATCTAATATGTATAAGATCCGTTGGACTTGTTCCCTCAGAAATGCCTTGTTTCAAAAATCATGATGACGATGTGCTAAGAACTACGCCGGGATTATATCCAGATCCATTGTATACGCTGGATCAACAATCTATTTCATCGATCCCGGGACAATGGCGATCTTTATGGGTGGCGATAACCTTGGATGAAACAATGAGTACGGGGCTTCGCTCTATTCAGGTCCTCTTCAAATCATCTGAAGGGCAGATATTAGGTGAATCGGATGTATTCGAGTTAACCATCATCCCTGCAACACTACCGCCGCAACAGTTAATTCATACGGAATGGTTCCATGTGGATTGTCTTGCTACAAAGTATGGTGTCGAAGTATTTAGTGAAGCGCATTGGGCCCTTATAGAACGTTATGCAGATACGATGGTTAAGCATGGCATGAACATGATCTTAACTCCGTTGTTTACACCGCCTTTGGATACAGCCATTGGTGGAGTACGTCCAACCGTTCAATTGATTTCCGTGACTAAAGCGGGAGATCGTTATGAATTCGGATTTGATCTGCTTACTCGTTGGGTATCGATGTGCCGCCGACTTGGCTTCAAATACTTTGAGTTCTCTCATTTATTTACTCAATGGGGTGCAAAATGTGCACCAAAAATAATGGTAACCATTCAAGGTGAAGATCAGCAACTATTCGGTTGGGATACGGACGCATCCTCAGCGGAATACCGTAGTTTCTTGGATCAATTTTTACCTTGCTTAGATCAATATTTGAAAGAGCAGGGAATAGACCAGCAAAGCTGGTTCCATATTTCAGATGAACCAGGAGAGGAACATTTGGAATCGTACCGAGCTGCAAGTGAGATCATTTATAAACATTTATCAAGTTATCCGATCATGGACGCTTTGTCCGAATTGAAGTTGTATGAACAGGGCCTGGTGAAAAGGCCGATTCCTGCGAATACGCATATTGAACCGTTCTTAGAACATCAGGTTCCAGACCTTTGGACGTACTATTGCTGCGCTCAAGGTGAACAAGTATCCAACCGGTTTTTCAACATGCCGTCTGCTAGAAATCGTATAATCGGGTTTCAATTATATAAATTCGGATTACAGGGCTTCTTGCATTGGGGTTATAACTTCTGGTACTCGCAATATTCATTGAATCAGCAGCTGGACCCTTATCGTACGACTGACGCTGAGCATGCATTTCCCTCAGGAGATGCCTACTTGGTCTATCCGGGAGAAGAAGGCCCGATTGAATCCATTCGACTGGAAGTTCTATATGAAGGGTTGCAGGATTTGCGCGCACTAGAATTACTTGAGCAGAAAATTGGCAGGAAAGCAACGATAGCCATTATGGAAGAGGGTCTGAGTACATCGTTGACCTTCTCTGTATACCCGAGGGATCATGGAACATGGCTCTTAGAGGCAAGAGAGCGGATCAATCAAGCGATAGCAAGTTATTCTACTTAA
- a CDS encoding beta-galactosidase family protein — protein MATFHYSGSSFYYNDQAIRLISGAIHYFRTLPEHWEDRLIKLKACGFNTVETYVAWNLHEPKKGQLHFEGMADVVRFIELAGDLGLHVIVRPAPYICAEWEFGGLPSWLLADSDMRLRCYHKPFLDHVDAYYDVLLPKLQPLLCTNGGPIIAMQIENEYGSYGNDKRYLTHLKDSMISRGIDVLLFTSDGPEDAMLQGGMVPGVLETVNFGSRPVEAFNKLREYQPEAPIMCMEYWNGWFDHWREEHHTRPAEDVAKVLDEILSLGASVNFYMFHGGTNFGFYNGANGHTFDSYEPTITSYDYDSLLSESGEPTAKYYAVREVISKYVDLGPIELPAPVAKRAYGRVEMKEQTSLTANLNRISTPIHSAYPEPMEKLGQDYGFIHYSTFLTGPRPKDELFIQDLHDRALVFLNGELTATLDRVEPEVKLEFEVPAEGLQVSILVENLGRVNYGPFMRDCKGITEGVRYGRQFLSEWTTYSLPLTDLSGLQFEGLFRQVEPCFFRSTLVVDEPCDTFLSMEGWTKGVVFINGFNLGRYWNIGPQKTMYVPGPLLKQGDNEIVIFELHSTSDTAVTFVDQPELG, from the coding sequence ATGGCAACTTTTCATTATTCAGGATCTTCCTTTTATTATAACGATCAGGCGATACGGCTTATCTCAGGAGCCATCCATTATTTTCGGACTCTGCCGGAACATTGGGAAGACCGTCTTATCAAATTAAAAGCTTGCGGCTTCAATACGGTTGAAACCTATGTGGCATGGAATTTACACGAGCCAAAGAAAGGCCAACTTCATTTTGAAGGTATGGCAGATGTAGTCCGGTTTATTGAATTGGCAGGAGATTTGGGTCTGCATGTCATCGTTCGTCCCGCACCTTATATTTGTGCAGAATGGGAATTTGGTGGATTGCCATCCTGGTTGCTAGCTGATTCGGATATGCGTCTGCGATGCTACCATAAGCCATTTCTAGATCATGTAGATGCGTATTATGATGTATTGCTCCCCAAATTACAACCACTGTTATGTACAAATGGTGGCCCGATCATTGCTATGCAGATTGAGAATGAGTACGGAAGTTACGGCAATGACAAGCGCTATTTGACTCATTTAAAAGACAGCATGATTTCCCGTGGGATAGATGTACTACTATTCACTTCCGATGGACCTGAAGACGCGATGTTACAGGGAGGTATGGTCCCAGGTGTGCTGGAGACGGTGAACTTCGGATCACGTCCAGTAGAAGCATTCAACAAGCTCCGTGAATACCAACCAGAGGCTCCAATCATGTGTATGGAATACTGGAACGGTTGGTTTGATCATTGGCGTGAGGAGCATCATACACGTCCGGCTGAGGATGTAGCGAAGGTATTGGATGAGATCCTTAGTTTAGGCGCATCCGTTAATTTTTATATGTTCCATGGCGGAACTAACTTTGGGTTCTACAACGGAGCGAATGGACATACGTTTGACAGCTATGAACCAACAATTACTAGTTATGACTATGATTCCTTACTGAGTGAATCCGGTGAGCCGACAGCTAAATATTATGCAGTTCGTGAAGTGATCTCCAAATATGTAGATCTTGGACCCATTGAGTTGCCAGCTCCTGTTGCTAAGAGAGCATATGGAAGAGTAGAGATGAAGGAGCAAACTTCACTTACCGCAAACTTGAATCGCATTTCTACACCCATTCACTCTGCATACCCTGAGCCGATGGAGAAATTGGGACAGGATTATGGCTTTATTCATTATAGTACGTTCCTTACAGGACCTCGTCCCAAAGATGAGCTCTTCATCCAGGATTTACATGATCGTGCATTAGTCTTTCTGAATGGAGAGCTCACTGCAACCTTAGATCGTGTAGAGCCAGAGGTGAAATTAGAGTTCGAGGTTCCGGCCGAAGGGCTGCAGGTTAGTATACTTGTGGAGAATTTAGGACGCGTCAACTATGGTCCTTTTATGAGAGATTGTAAAGGGATTACCGAAGGGGTACGTTATGGACGGCAGTTTCTGTCGGAATGGACGACTTATTCGTTGCCATTAACGGATTTATCTGGTCTGCAGTTTGAAGGTCTATTCAGGCAAGTGGAACCTTGCTTCTTCCGCAGCACCTTGGTTGTGGATGAACCTTGTGATACGTTCTTGAGCATGGAAGGATGGACTAAAGGCGTCGTGTTCATTAATGGGTTCAACCTTGGACGCTATTGGAATATCGGACCACAGAAAACAATGTATGTGCCAGGTCCTCTATTGAAACAAGGCGATAATGAGATTGTCATCTTTGAATTGCACAGCACTTCAGATACCGCTGTTACCTTCGTAGATCAACCGGAATTAGGATAA